CGGTCACCTGCACGGGCAGGCCGTCGGGCACGAACAGGGTCAGCACCGGCGGGCGCCACCAGGCTTGCAAGGTGATCGTGGCGCTCTGGCCGTCCACCGTGGCGGCGCGGGTCAGCGTCAGGTCTTCCAGCCCTGGGTGGCTGGCGGCGGCGAGGTATCCGGTAGCGGCGGCGTGGATCTCGGGGCTGGTCAGCGCGGCGTGCAACTCACCGGATTCGATCGCAACCGCGTCGAGGTCGAACGATTCGGCTCCGGCGAGGGCCGCACCATCCGCCAGGGTGAAGAGCTGCTTGCGCTCGAGGTAGAGACTGGTCGCCGCCACGACGATCAGCACCACCGCAAGGGCGAGGACCCCGTAGAAGATCGTGAGCAGCAGTGTGGAGCCCTCCTCGCCGCGCTGACCCCGGATGAGCTGGATCGTCTGCCGCCCGAGCGTGTGTGCCCGGAACAGGAATCGTCGGCTCGGGTCTCTCCGTGGCCCCCGCAGTCGCA
This is a stretch of genomic DNA from Cryobacterium soli. It encodes these proteins:
- a CDS encoding pilus assembly protein TadG-related protein, which produces MRLRGPRRDPSRRFLFRAHTLGRQTIQLIRGQRGEEGSTLLLTIFYGVLALAVVLIVVAATSLYLERKQLFTLADGAALAGAESFDLDAVAIESGELHAALTSPEIHAAATGYLAAASHPGLEDLTLTRAATVDGQSATITLQAWWRPPVLTLFVPDGLPVQVTAVARSVFG